The segment GACTGATTTTGACCTGGATAAAGAGAAACGAAAGGGAATGTTCGATGCGGGGGTTGAAGCGGCGGAAAATTTCTTTAAACATTGGACATTTAAACAATACCTGGCTTTTCGAGGACGTGAGCGGGGCCTTTCCTGGCACCTTCATACTTCGGATTCCGGTTAAGGGGGGTGAAAAATGGGAGGTGGGGGAAAGCAGGCGGGGGAATTCTCCTATCGGATTTTATCCATCAAAGAGCAGAAAAGATTGCCGGGCGGCCTCCGCAATTGGCTGGAAGAAGTGAAACAGAGGCGGGGGGGTCCATCTCTATCGGCACCGCGGATACCAGTATCTGATGATTTCCGCCGGGATGAAGCCCAACCCGGGACATCGGTTGGAGTTGGTCGGTATCAAAAAAGAAAGGGGGGAGCCCGGATTTCTCATTCGTGAAGTGGCTCCCGAACCCGGGAAGATGCATCCTCAAGTGATCACCTTTCCATGCTTGGTGATTCGTGTCAAAGGCCCCGTTCCAAGGGTGCTCCATGCCAATTCCGGGGAAATTTTCACCCGGGCGGTGACAGAGGCCGACCCGGAAACAAAGCAGATCACCGAGTCACCGAAGGACTGAGGCAGCCCTTCGGTTTTCTGTTGTGCAGGCTTGTCGAAAACCATAAAAAAAGAAACCCGGAATGGGCTTCATATTCCGGATTTCTCAGATTTAAGGCATCTTCGTTTTATTGGATGAGCGGTTTCCGTTGCCGTCGATGACGCGAAAACGTCTCTTCTTCCGCTCCCGCAACTTTGCTTTTCTGGTGGAGGCCCCGGGTTTTCGGGCGGGGGAGGCGGCTTGGGGATGGCTCAGCCGGATCAGCCACCTGGGCGGGCGCCGGTACAGATACCAGATCAGGATCACCGCGGCCAGGATGCCCAAAAAGAGGGTCGTCTCGGTGATCAACATGACGATCAACCCGATTGCGACAAGGGTCAGGATCACGCTGCGCCAAATTTTTGTTCTTGTGCTCAACACGGCGTTATCTCCCTCGTTTCATAAAACCCATATGGTTAACTCGAATGGACAAGACTGGATCCGTTGATCGGTTCCGCCGCCTCTTGATCCAGTTGATGCATCCGATTGAAGGCGGCGATGGCCACCTCCACCTGATCATCCTCCGGCTGTCGCGTGGTCAATTTCTGAAGCCACAGACCGGGATAACCGAGCCAGGTGAGCACGGGAACATCCCGGAGCGCGTTGGTGATCCGGAGCAGTTCATAGGAGAGGCCGATCACCACGGGAATCAGGAGCAAACGGGTGAAGATGCGGTCCCAGACGTTGTCGTATGAGAAGAAGGAGTAAAGAATCACACCTACGATCACAGTCAAAATGATGAAACTGCTGCCACACCGATAGTGAAGTGTCGATTGTTTTTGAACGTTCTCCACTGTTAAGTCTTCCCCGGACTCATAGGCATTAATCACTTTATGTTCCGCTCCGTGGTATTGAAACAGGCGTTTGATGAGCGGTGCCTGGGAGATGGCCAGCAAATACCCCAGCAGGAGAAGGGTCTTGATCGCCCCTTCGATTAAATTTTGCAGAATCAGGTTGGTTACCAAACCGTCGAACAGGATGCTGGCCAATAACGCGGGTAAGGCGGTGAATATCATTTTCCCGATCACGAGGGAGAGAACACCGACCACGGCGACGCCCAGGATCAGTTCCAGCCGGGAGCTTGTTTGTTCCGGTTCTTCCCCGGGCTCCAGTTCATATCGGTCTGCTGCGAATTGAAGGTGGCGGGAGCCGGAGGCGCTGGATTCCACCAGGGCGATCACCCCGCGAATCAAGGGGATTTTTTTCAGCAGATTCAGACCGGTACGCTTGCCACGGGTCTGTTCAAACATCTCGATTTCCCCGTTTTTTCTCCGAATGGCGGTGACTTGGGCATGGCGCCCGCCGAACATGACACCTTCCACCACCGCCTGACCGCCATAGGCCACTGTTTCGGTTTCCATGAAGGTTCCACCTCCT is part of the Kroppenstedtia eburnea genome and harbors:
- a CDS encoding protease complex subunit PrcB family protein — translated: MISAGMKPNPGHRLELVGIKKERGEPGFLIREVAPEPGKMHPQVITFPCLVIRVKGPVPRVLHANSGEIFTRAVTEADPETKQITESPKD
- a CDS encoding intracellular growth attenuator family protein, which encodes MSTRTKIWRSVILTLVAIGLIVMLITETTLFLGILAAVILIWYLYRRPPRWLIRLSHPQAASPARKPGASTRKAKLRERKKRRFRVIDGNGNRSSNKTKMP
- a CDS encoding DUF1385 domain-containing protein, with protein sequence METETVAYGGQAVVEGVMFGGRHAQVTAIRRKNGEIEMFEQTRGKRTGLNLLKKIPLIRGVIALVESSASGSRHLQFAADRYELEPGEEPEQTSSRLELILGVAVVGVLSLVIGKMIFTALPALLASILFDGLVTNLILQNLIEGAIKTLLLLGYLLAISQAPLIKRLFQYHGAEHKVINAYESGEDLTVENVQKQSTLHYRCGSSFIILTVIVGVILYSFFSYDNVWDRIFTRLLLIPVVIGLSYELLRITNALRDVPVLTWLGYPGLWLQKLTTRQPEDDQVEVAIAAFNRMHQLDQEAAEPINGSSLVHSS